In Paenibacillus sp. 1781tsa1, one DNA window encodes the following:
- a CDS encoding ATPase, T2SS/T4P/T4SS family: MLWNTIWISLILILCLTYVWFKYSAFLREKNARVPEQESFTIDMLIEKVKNSLHELSHSQLADAGLHEEEYRRRINQRAEMRKALKGCVSGSISDKTYVKNLIGDLLTRRIGLNKSNVDEVILFAEPDLLTIQDRFEIVFYLYRQQFGVDALSRMIDTYDLGRLRMEEGTEDGGSYYISEEDIHYVFECEYRELGFREKTDIIVQRIYQHYKGFSVVDEIRDQRIDGVSGGVSGMLDTVHNMGFQKPASWNDFLEHGLEDEAHEEPLSGMESVWVFYKGKSIHLSFLSFGSIRELKRVCQNIYKYNYPGQLSEASGYKVNEMKDGSRVVVVRPPFAESWAFFVRKFDIPNASLEQLITGNNADLPITLLQYLMKGSRITAVTGAQGSGKTTLLMAMVKHIYASYTLRVQEMAFELQLRRIYSRRNILSFRETEHISGQQGLDLQKKTDGTVNILGEVASDEVAAWMIQMSQVASLFTLFTHHAKTFRDLVFSLRNSLLKTGMFQHEHIAEEQVVSVINFDVHMKKDAEGRRYIERITECLPRANQGDSVEERAGFTFRNVVECRNGEYVATAPISSGCMMDMQEQMTLQDAEKFEQFMKQHWGDQHDN, from the coding sequence ATGCTCTGGAATACCATATGGATAAGTTTAATTTTGATTCTGTGCCTGACTTATGTCTGGTTCAAGTATAGTGCGTTTCTTCGTGAAAAGAATGCTCGTGTTCCTGAACAGGAATCCTTCACGATTGACATGTTGATTGAGAAGGTGAAGAACTCACTTCATGAGCTTAGTCATAGTCAACTCGCGGATGCAGGTCTGCACGAAGAAGAATATCGTCGAAGAATCAATCAACGTGCCGAGATGAGAAAAGCGCTGAAGGGCTGTGTCTCAGGCAGTATCAGCGACAAAACATATGTCAAAAATCTGATAGGGGATCTGCTGACCCGAAGGATAGGATTGAACAAATCAAATGTAGATGAAGTCATTTTGTTTGCAGAACCGGATTTATTGACGATCCAGGACCGATTCGAAATTGTGTTTTATCTGTACCGACAGCAATTCGGTGTGGATGCACTCTCCCGAATGATTGATACCTACGATCTGGGAAGGCTGAGAATGGAGGAAGGTACGGAGGACGGAGGGAGTTATTATATTTCCGAGGAAGACATTCACTATGTTTTCGAGTGCGAATATCGAGAACTTGGATTCAGAGAAAAGACGGATATCATCGTGCAGCGTATCTATCAGCATTACAAAGGATTTTCGGTTGTTGATGAGATAAGAGACCAACGTATTGACGGCGTTAGTGGTGGTGTCAGCGGTATGCTGGACACTGTTCATAATATGGGATTTCAGAAACCGGCATCTTGGAATGATTTCTTGGAGCATGGACTTGAGGATGAAGCACATGAAGAACCGCTAAGTGGGATGGAAAGCGTATGGGTCTTCTATAAAGGTAAGTCCATTCATCTGTCCTTTCTGTCATTCGGCAGCATCCGTGAACTGAAAAGGGTGTGCCAGAACATATACAAATACAATTATCCTGGACAGTTGTCTGAAGCAAGTGGATACAAGGTGAACGAGATGAAAGACGGCTCCCGTGTCGTGGTGGTTCGTCCTCCGTTTGCAGAATCATGGGCGTTCTTCGTTAGGAAGTTCGATATCCCGAATGCTTCACTTGAACAATTGATTACGGGTAACAACGCAGATCTGCCAATTACATTACTTCAATATTTGATGAAAGGAAGTCGGATCACAGCGGTAACCGGAGCACAGGGTTCTGGTAAAACGACATTGCTTATGGCTATGGTCAAACACATCTATGCATCGTACACCCTTCGGGTGCAGGAGATGGCGTTCGAACTTCAATTAAGACGGATCTATAGCCGGCGTAATATTTTGAGTTTCCGAGAGACTGAACACATTTCAGGTCAACAAGGGCTTGATTTGCAGAAAAAAACGGATGGTACCGTCAATATTCTCGGTGAGGTTGCGAGTGATGAAGTGGCAGCATGGATGATTCAGATGTCTCAGGTTGCCAGTCTGTTCACCCTGTTTACACACCATGCCAAAACGTTTCGTGATCTGGTCTTCTCTCTCCGTAATTCCTTGCTCAAGACAGGTATGTTCCAGCATGAGCATATTGCTGAGGAGCAAGTTGTGAGTGTCATCAATTTCGATGTTCATATGAAGAAAGATGCTGAGGGACGAAGATATATCGAACGTATTACGGAATGTCTTCCTCGTGCGAATCAAGGTGACAGCGTGGAAGAGAGGGCTGGTTTTACATTTCGTAATGTTGTGGAGTGCAGAAATGGAGAGTATGTTGCAACAGCTCCAATCTCTTCAGGATGCATGATGGATATGCAAGAACAGATGACATTACAGGATGCCGAGAAGTTTGAACAGTTTATGAAGCAACACTGGGGTGATCAGCATGACAATTAA
- a CDS encoding SAF domain-containing protein translates to MSKLRKQSRQLIYAGLIGAGTVGLVFGGYVIYNVKTMGDVRSAVEARYLSAYEEKEAELKQQWDSGAQGWVTIRDIEAGEPILPEDLKLIAVPDAQAPRNLWSSTKQMEGQVAKIELKKGTAITTEMVYEDTPAPPDLRNRELQVVLLPSSLVKGDIIDVRIQFPTGQDYVLLSKKKVERLNAATLWITMTEEEILSLSSAIVDAYLHKASIYALTYVEPQFQTPAIATYPANSEVLKLLESDPNIVRRAEQELSRQVRSSLESSLAASVTAPSKGVEQDVAQSSVTYNSRPSANNPATSDAVKWNDGSGNGAGTNSGSANDPAEVLQTEQQNLLTGGE, encoded by the coding sequence TTGTCTAAATTAAGAAAACAAAGCCGTCAACTGATCTATGCCGGGCTTATCGGAGCAGGAACTGTAGGGTTGGTGTTCGGAGGATATGTTATTTATAATGTCAAAACGATGGGGGATGTCAGGTCAGCCGTAGAAGCCCGTTATTTATCAGCATATGAGGAAAAGGAAGCTGAATTAAAGCAACAATGGGATTCCGGAGCACAAGGATGGGTAACGATTCGAGATATTGAAGCAGGTGAACCGATATTACCAGAGGATCTGAAGCTCATTGCTGTTCCGGATGCACAAGCACCGCGAAATCTCTGGTCCAGTACCAAGCAGATGGAAGGCCAAGTGGCCAAAATAGAGTTGAAAAAAGGAACAGCGATTACCACTGAGATGGTGTATGAGGATACACCGGCTCCGCCTGATTTAAGAAATCGAGAGCTGCAAGTTGTATTGCTGCCGTCCTCACTTGTTAAGGGAGATATCATTGATGTTCGTATACAATTCCCTACTGGACAGGACTATGTTCTCTTATCGAAGAAGAAAGTGGAACGACTCAATGCAGCTACCTTATGGATTACGATGACGGAGGAAGAGATTCTGTCACTCTCCAGTGCAATTGTAGATGCCTATTTACATAAAGCTTCAATCTATGCCTTAACCTATGTAGAACCACAGTTTCAGACACCTGCAATCGCGACGTATCCAGCCAATTCAGAAGTGTTAAAACTGCTGGAAAGTGATCCGAATATTGTTCGACGAGCGGAACAGGAGTTATCCAGACAGGTACGAAGTTCGCTTGAAAGTTCACTGGCCGCCTCCGTGACAGCTCCATCAAAAGGGGTTGAACAGGATGTAGCACAATCCTCAGTTACCTATAACAGTCGTCCATCAGCAAATAATCCGGCTACATCGGATGCGGTGAAGTGGAATGATGGTTCAGGAAACGGAGCAGGAACTAATTCTGGAAGTGCTAATGATCCTGCTGAAGTTTTACAAACAGAACAGCAGAACTTGCTAACGGGCGGAGAATAG
- a CDS encoding serine/threonine-protein kinase, which yields MRHPARLERGSLLGGRYRIVSILGTGGMSHVYEAEDLKLPGKIWAIKESVTAMPYEGSMETEAALLTSLRHPRLPQIVDFFVPDEDGYTYLVMEYIEGLTLSEYFKQCRGKIPMEQLTELVLQLLDVLSYLHNLNPPVIYRDLKPSNIMITPEHEVRLIDFGIARSYKPQSAEDTVKLGTAGFAAPEQYGSGQTDARSDLYGLGALLLYLMTSGAYTEWIQGVESSIRSDVPRTYIPVARRLLRYNAEERFQSADEVRKELLRIPGGITPGGDATMTLNGGTRVIAITGASSGVGVTHTAIAISHYLERQNFKVAVIEMSPRSQSFARIQQIAQAGKPVPAGRQFAVDGVHYWKQSGRADILSLLGGSYQFIVMDLGSGQDQNRLEEFLRADLPIVIGSGAEWRQAEISAFVRSHHRYPQEKWIYCLPLAAIEAVQRIRKTLDTSSVYGLPLHIDPFDKDTQMDKVFSHILTHMMAQQPKKRSFFSRRKVHD from the coding sequence ATGAGACATCCGGCCAGGCTGGAACGCGGAAGCCTGCTGGGAGGTAGATATCGTATCGTATCCATTCTGGGAACAGGCGGAATGAGCCATGTATACGAGGCGGAGGATTTGAAGCTGCCGGGCAAGATATGGGCAATTAAAGAAAGCGTAACGGCTATGCCATATGAAGGCAGCATGGAGACAGAGGCCGCCCTCCTGACATCACTCCGCCATCCAAGATTACCGCAAATTGTTGATTTTTTTGTCCCGGATGAAGATGGGTACACGTACTTGGTGATGGAATACATCGAAGGGTTAACGCTCAGTGAGTATTTCAAGCAGTGCCGCGGGAAAATTCCGATGGAGCAGTTAACGGAGCTGGTGCTTCAATTGCTGGATGTGTTGAGTTATCTGCATAATCTGAATCCACCTGTCATCTATAGGGATCTGAAACCATCAAATATCATGATCACCCCGGAACATGAAGTGAGATTAATCGATTTTGGCATCGCCAGAAGTTACAAACCGCAAAGTGCCGAAGATACCGTCAAGTTGGGAACAGCTGGTTTCGCCGCTCCAGAACAGTATGGCTCGGGTCAGACCGATGCCCGTTCGGATCTATATGGACTCGGAGCATTGCTGCTATATCTTATGACTAGTGGGGCGTATACGGAATGGATTCAAGGTGTAGAAAGCTCTATTCGGAGTGATGTTCCACGGACGTACATCCCTGTGGCGAGAAGACTGTTAAGGTATAATGCCGAGGAGCGATTCCAATCTGCGGATGAGGTGAGGAAGGAACTGCTTCGCATACCTGGTGGAATAACGCCTGGTGGAGATGCGACCATGACCCTGAATGGCGGAACAAGAGTTATTGCCATAACTGGTGCTTCATCTGGTGTAGGGGTTACCCACACCGCTATAGCTATCAGTCATTATCTCGAAAGGCAAAACTTTAAAGTAGCTGTGATCGAAATGTCACCTCGCTCTCAATCCTTTGCAAGAATTCAACAAATCGCTCAAGCAGGTAAACCTGTGCCAGCAGGCAGACAGTTTGCAGTGGATGGTGTGCATTATTGGAAACAATCCGGGCGAGCGGACATATTGTCTTTACTTGGGGGGAGTTATCAATTTATCGTGATGGATCTCGGTAGTGGTCAGGACCAGAACCGACTGGAAGAATTCCTGCGTGCAGATCTGCCGATTGTTATAGGCTCAGGTGCCGAATGGAGGCAGGCGGAGATAAGCGCTTTTGTTCGATCACATCATCGGTATCCTCAAGAGAAATGGATATATTGTCTGCCCCTCGCAGCGATTGAAGCTGTCCAGCGCATTCGTAAAACGCTGGATACATCGAGTGTATATGGTCTGCCGTTACATATTGACCCTTTTGACAAGGACACACAGATGGATAAGGTGTTTTCTCATATTTTAACGCATATGATGGCACAACAACCCAAGAAACGTTCGTTCTTTTCACGAAGGAAAGTACATGATTAG
- a CDS encoding SAM-dependent methyltransferase — protein sequence MSTQSSWEEGNFSRFICTANHGFAPYAQEELRRTFGAVKSTVLVPGEILLAGLPVAEEEVAGKLLEDYPTFLRHIQPVQFQENTEDSEQSIEKLIAFVLNHKELTGASVVLQVRKTEGAFWQENAASLKQLLTEKLDELGCEWVVRDAEYVISVFAANDMLYAGISRPEQNLSDWSGGAVRFQKEDGQISRAKFKLLEAEQTFGIDFTSFHKALDIGAAPGGWTSFLLERGLEVTAVDPAKMDATLLASPKLTFLKKNAGDVRFREGEFDLLVCDMSWSPKLMSRLVSDLLYSLQPGGTAIVTVKLLHKKPLALIKDVIDTFERSRMQIQRSKQLFHNREEITLYMVKY from the coding sequence TTGAGTACACAATCGTCTTGGGAAGAAGGCAACTTCTCCCGTTTTATCTGCACAGCCAATCATGGCTTTGCCCCTTATGCACAGGAAGAATTACGCCGTACGTTTGGTGCGGTTAAGAGCACAGTACTCGTACCGGGAGAAATTTTGCTTGCGGGTCTGCCTGTAGCGGAGGAAGAAGTTGCAGGTAAACTGCTGGAAGATTATCCAACGTTTTTACGTCATATCCAGCCTGTTCAGTTTCAGGAGAATACAGAAGATTCGGAGCAGTCTATTGAGAAATTGATTGCATTTGTGTTGAATCATAAGGAACTGACCGGTGCTTCTGTCGTACTACAGGTGCGGAAGACAGAAGGGGCCTTTTGGCAAGAAAATGCAGCCTCATTGAAGCAATTGCTGACCGAAAAGCTGGATGAACTCGGATGTGAATGGGTTGTACGTGATGCTGAATATGTCATTTCCGTATTTGCTGCGAATGATATGTTGTATGCTGGCATATCCAGACCTGAACAGAACCTGTCAGACTGGAGCGGGGGAGCCGTACGTTTCCAAAAAGAAGATGGACAGATCTCGCGTGCTAAGTTCAAATTGCTTGAAGCCGAGCAAACGTTTGGCATTGACTTTACTTCATTTCATAAAGCACTTGATATCGGTGCAGCACCAGGTGGATGGACCTCGTTCCTGCTTGAACGCGGGCTTGAAGTCACGGCAGTAGATCCGGCGAAGATGGATGCAACGCTGCTGGCATCACCAAAACTGACTTTCTTGAAGAAAAATGCAGGCGATGTACGCTTTCGCGAAGGAGAATTCGATCTGCTCGTATGTGATATGAGTTGGAGTCCTAAGCTGATGAGCCGACTTGTATCAGACCTTCTATATAGTCTTCAACCTGGGGGAACAGCGATTGTTACCGTGAAGTTATTGCATAAAAAACCGCTCGCACTCATTAAGGATGTGATCGATACGTTTGAGCGTTCACGGATGCAGATTCAACGTTCCAAGCAGTTGTTCCATAACCGGGAAGAGATTACACTCTATATGGTCAAATATTAA
- a CDS encoding ATP-binding cassette domain-containing protein — protein sequence MISMEHVSLRREENQILDNVHLRIEQNEHWVILGRNGSGKTTLLEMMNGYMFPSQGRIEVLGNLYGQCDVREVRKEIGYISQTLIEKLTPRDPVWEVVATGAYAFLRFYQTIPDEVKAKAMSLLDDMGFANLANNPLGTLSQGERKKVMLARSLMAEPKLLIMDEPCAGLDLYEREKMLAEIDRLRQRNITVVYVTHHVEEIVPLFTHVALIRDGRIAAAGPKHEVLTQDTIKHTYDVPVDIQWDDGRPWIRVRSGG from the coding sequence ATAATCTCAATGGAACATGTCTCACTTAGACGAGAAGAGAATCAGATTCTGGATAACGTGCATCTGCGCATTGAACAAAACGAACATTGGGTTATTCTGGGTCGGAATGGTTCTGGCAAAACAACGTTGCTGGAAATGATGAACGGATATATGTTTCCAAGCCAGGGACGCATTGAAGTACTCGGTAATCTGTATGGGCAATGTGACGTCAGAGAAGTACGCAAGGAAATCGGTTATATCAGCCAAACGTTGATTGAGAAACTCACTCCCAGAGACCCGGTATGGGAAGTCGTGGCTACAGGTGCTTATGCTTTTTTGCGTTTTTATCAGACCATCCCTGATGAAGTAAAAGCAAAGGCAATGAGTTTGCTAGATGACATGGGCTTTGCCAACTTGGCCAACAACCCGCTTGGAACGCTATCCCAAGGGGAGCGTAAAAAAGTCATGCTTGCTCGATCATTAATGGCTGAGCCAAAACTGCTGATTATGGACGAGCCTTGTGCCGGGTTGGACTTATATGAACGTGAGAAAATGCTGGCTGAGATTGATCGTCTGCGCCAGCGTAACATTACAGTGGTGTATGTAACACACCATGTTGAAGAGATCGTACCTTTATTTACGCATGTGGCCTTGATCCGCGATGGACGCATTGCGGCGGCTGGCCCCAAGCATGAAGTTTTGACACAAGACACAATTAAGCATACGTACGATGTCCCGGTCGATATCCAGTGGGATGACGGTCGTCCGTGGATACGCGTACGTTCTGGAGGGTAA